The genomic stretch TTATGTTTGTGTAATCAACAACTAATTCATTGGAACAACTTAATCCAACAAGTTACATTTCAGAAAAGTACAACATACATCACTTAATTCAGCTTCTAAACATCTTAATTCAGCTTCTACAACAATTAACAACCAACTAAAACAACCTAATTCAGATTCTTGACAATTAATTAAACACTTCTTCAACATTACATTACATATCAATCCTACAATGAGCACTACAACTAATATAACTAATCCTTGACAGAATCTCAGCTTCTTTTTCAAATTGTCATCTTGTTTCATCTTCAAATTATCCTTCTTCTTGTCTTCATCAATTCTCTTCATCAGTGACAAAATCACCTCCTTAGCACGACCCGACATTTCTTCATCGTACCAGTTGAAGAAATTACACCCCTTTCGTCCCTGCAACTGGAATTCATACGAAGCAGCCATTAAACGAGTATACATAATCAGGTCAGCTTCTCAAATTCGTACAACAATAAAATTCAATCATTTAGATACGAACTGGTCTTTACCTTGTATAAACCACAACCATTAAACCTCCGCCCAGGATTCTCCTTCGTCCACGAGGTAGTGAGTGGCGAATCAAGGTCACAGAAGCAGCGAACCTGTCTTCTTCGTGACACGCAACTGTTGTTGGATACGACATAAGAATTAGCTGACATGGTAGAACTGAGATGAAGAGATGAAGAGACACGATATGTGTGAAGAGGCACGAAGAGATGAAGAGAAATCTGAAGCTGACGAGAGAGATGAAC from Vicia villosa cultivar HV-30 ecotype Madison, WI linkage group LG4, Vvil1.0, whole genome shotgun sequence encodes the following:
- the LOC131595237 gene encoding uncharacterized protein LOC131595237, whose protein sequence is MSANSYVVSNNSCVSRRRQVRCFCDLDSPLTTSWTKENPGRRFNGCGLYKLQGRKGCNFFNWYDEEMSGRAKEVILSLMKRIDEDKKKDNLKMKQDDNLKKKLRFCQGLVILVVVLIVGLICNVMLKKCLINCQESELGCFSWLLIVVEAELRCLEAELSDVCCTFLKCNLLD